DNA sequence from the Oncorhynchus clarkii lewisi isolate Uvic-CL-2024 chromosome 9, UVic_Ocla_1.0, whole genome shotgun sequence genome:
GGTAAAACCACCCCCAGACTCAGGAAGGTAAAACCACCCCCAGACTCAGGAAGGCAAAACCACCCCCAGACTCAGGAAGGTAAACcacccctcagactcaggaaggtaaAACCACCCCCAGACTCAGGAAGATGGAAATCTTTTTTATTCTATTTGCTCATATACAGACTTATGACCAATCACACGTGGCTCTAACCCCACTCCCCCACTGACCAATCATGTGGCTttaacccctctctcccactgacCAATCATGTGGCTCTAACCCCACTCCCCAACTGACCAATCATGTGGCTTTAACCCCTCTCCCCCACTGACCAATCATGTGGCTCTAACCCCACTCCCCCACTGACCAATCATGTGGCTttaacccctctctcccactgacCAATCATGTGGCTCTAACCCCACTCCCCAACTGACCAATCATGTGGCTTTAACCCCTCTCCCCCACTGACCAATCATGTGGCTCTAACCCCACTCCCCCACTGACCAATCATGTGGCTGTATCGTGATCATATAGACTTATGACCCAgtatacttaaaaaaaataaaaaattcagaTGGGAccgaaaataaatacaaaaaacctTTAGGAGCCATATGCTATTCTGAAGAGGTTTCTTTTATCTGTTAAGATTTACAGGAAGATGATTCCATTGAATTAGATCTGCTTTCATATAGTTGAGTAATGGAATAAAGTTATCTTTATATATTTGTTGTCACTCATTAAGGATCCTAAGTATTTGATATTGATATTGCCATTCATTATTTTCCCCCCAGACAATCTCTTTGTCCTAATGTTCtttccagtaaccgaaaggttgcttgaatcgaatctccgagctgacgaggtaaaaatctgtcgttctgcccctgaacaaggcagttaaccccaccgttcctaggccgtcattgaaaataagaatgtgttcttaactgacctgccaagttaaataaaaggtcaaataaaataaaaaaaactactgATCCCCGGGTGCCGACAACGTGGACggcgattatggcagcccccccccagcacctctctgattcacaggggttgggttaaatgcgggagACACATTTCAGTGGAATGCATTCAGTTGGAACACTACCCAGGTATCCCCCCCTTCCCTTTCAGTTTCTGTCCTGTTTCTTTCCTTTGTGGACTTTATCCACATGCCTCAGCAGATTCGTCTTCTGAGTGAATCCTTTACCACAGACGGAGCAGCCATggtgtttctctcctgtgtgaatcagTTTGTGCCTCCTTAGGTCCCCTTTCTGattgaagcttttcccacagtcaccacagctaaaaggtttctcGCCTGTGTGAGTCAGTTTGTGCATCGTTAGGTGCTCCTTCCGattgaagcttttcccacagtcaacacagctaaatggtttctctcctgtgtgagtcagaTTGTGCATGGTTAGGTGCCCCTTCCGattgaagcttttcccacagtcaccacagctaaatggtttctctcctgtgtgagtcagttTGTGTATGGTTAGGTGACCTTTCCGATTGAAGCTTTTCCCGCAGTCAacacagctaaatggtttctctcctgtgtgagtcagttTGTGTATGGTTAGGTGGCCTTTCCGattgaagcttttcccacagtcaccacaactaaatggtttctctcctgtgtgagtcagttTATGTTCAGTTAGGCTCATCTTCCGATTGAAGCTTTTTCCACAGTCACCGCAGCTAaatgatttctctcctgtgtgaatcctCATGTGATTGGGCAGGTTGTGTTTGAAGGTCATGCCACAGGGTTTCCCAATGTGACAGAGTCGGACATGGGCCTTCAGTTTACAGGTGGAGCTGAAGCTTTTTTTGCAAAAGCTACATTCACTGGGTCTCTTCTTGGTGAGAGTCACATGTCTCTTCAGGTCAGCTTTCAGAGCAAATGTTTCACCACAGTCATGACAGTGGTGAGTTCTTCTAGACATGGTGTTGGGTTTGGAACAATGTTCCCCCATTGGTGGGTTTCGATCCAATGTTGGGCTGGTATCCAACAGTGGACTGTTGTCAAGTCTTACTGGGTCTCTGCCTACAGCTGAGCTGTGGCTGGAGGCATTGTTTTGTTTATCTGGAAGGTCACAGGGAATGTAGAGACCCTTAATGTGGTTCACAGTGCCAAAAGGTTTGAGATCCACTGGTTTAGAgtcgctctctctgttctccacagTCTGGGTTTGGTCCTCCTGATCACATTCACTTTTCACACAGGAAGGAGAGAATATGAACTCTATGATATCAGGCTCCACCCCttgaagctgctcttcctcctgactggtcctgacttcctcctgttcctctttaatctgtTTGGTCTCTGGGTCCTTCTGCCCCAGACTGGGGCTCCACTCCTGCTCACAGTGCTGCTGATCAGGGGGAACCTCCTCTTCAGAGACAGAGGGCTGCAGGGATtctggagggaaagagagaaggagcagaggttacctatacagcctggatacagaggttacctatacagcctggatacagaggtTACCCAgctatacagcctggatacagaggtTACCCAgctatacagcctggatacagaggtTACCCTGCTATACAGCCTGGATAGCTAGCTATACAGTCTTGATACTAGGGCTGGGCTATATCGAgtttttcaaatatattttagCGTGATATGTAAAATGCCTGTATCGCAAGAATCGAGGTTATGTTGTAATGTTGTAACGTTTTGCAAATGCAGCATCTCACGGTCTCTTCTCTGTCAGCCCAATCATGTCCCAATTGCATGACAAGACGTGCACAGAGGTTATCCACCAATCACAACCCGAGACAGCCTTTCACATATTGTAACCACGCCGGAGAAGTGTAGCGATAAAATCATCCCCCAAAAGGGCAGCAATGTTTTTTCAGTAATATGGAAGTTTTCGGGTTTAAGAGGTCTGATGTTCAGCAAACAAATGTCCTGTGTAAAAATGTGTCGAAAGACGacgagcagcagcacaaccaaccCCTCCAACTGAAACACGCGGTGGAATGGGAGGAATGCGGGAAAAACGTCTGATAAAAGACAAACTACCAGCCGCATCCTTTTCAAATGTTATCTCTTCTGACAAGAAAGGTTTGAGTTGGAAGGAGATAACGGATGCAGTGACCTATTACTACGCGAAAGATATCTTTACAGCAGAAAAGACAGGCTTTAAAAAGCTGCTAGGTAACACAGTTGACCACATATCAGCTGCCAAGTCGCAAGTATTTCACTGAAGAAGCCCTGCGGTGATTATACTCTGCTATCCGCGAAAGAGTGACAGAGAAGCTGGCTCGTGTTTCTTATTTTTCCACCTCAGCCGACCTATTGTCGAGCAGAACATCAGTAACTCTTTACCTAAGTTTGACAGTCCACTACGTAAATGACTACTGGAAATTGCAACATGTCT
Encoded proteins:
- the LOC139415816 gene encoding zinc finger protein 100-like, yielding MSKLQMLCVFLNDRLSAAAVDIFGAVEKTVVEYQEENDRLRRLLRRTPEIQLCRIEPVQPSVSEEEVPPEQQHCEQEWSPSLGQKDPETKQIKEEQEEVRTSQEEAQLQGVEPDIIEFIFTPPCVKSECDQEDPRQDPILAEHPTLLKMSKLQSFQEFLNERLTAFAAVEISGEFAKAVAEYQEENDLLRRLLRITPEIKLCRTESLQPSVSEEEVPPDQQHCEQEWSPSLGQKDPETKQIKEEQEEVRTSQEEEQLQGVEPDIIEFIFSPSCVKSECDQEDQTQTVENRESDSKPVDLKPFGTVNHIKGLYIPCDLPDKQNNASSHSSAVGRDPVRLDNSPLLDTSPTLDRNPPMGEHCSKPNTMSRRTHHCHDCGETFALKADLKRHVTLTKKRPSECSFCKKSFSSTCKLKAHVRLCHIGKPCGMTFKHNLPNHMRIHTGEKSFSCGDCGKSFNRKMSLTEHKLTHTGEKPFSCGDCGKSFNRKGHLTIHKLTHTGEKPFSCVDCGKSFNRKGHLTIHKLTHTGEKPFSCGDCGKSFNRKGHLTMHNLTHTGEKPFSCVDCGKSFNRKEHLTMHKLTHTGEKPFSCGDCGKSFNQKGDLRRHKLIHTGEKHHGCSVCGKGFTQKTNLLRHVDKVHKGKKQDRN